A single Anaerolineae bacterium DNA region contains:
- the yiaK gene encoding 3-dehydro-L-gulonate 2-dehydrogenase — translation MIRIPFAEMKQEFQRVLLNVGFTADRADQLANIFAQNSLDGVVSHGWNRFPFFIQQIEHGSLNIEAEPELVASFGAWEQWDGNLGPGPLNALAATNRAMELAREHGLGCVGLRNTNHWMRAGAYGQVAAEVGFVLLCWTNATAVMPPYGSHDIRLGNNPLVLAVPRQEGPVVLDMAMTQFSFGKLEVVSRRGEKLPVPGGFDQAGRPTQDATVILESGRPLPIGYWKGSGLALLLDMTATLITGGLATYQIRQREAEFGISQVFIAFDITQPVGAAWVEQEVQNIIADLHQAQPDASAAEVLFPGERVLRTRRENLTNGIPVDETVWQEILNL, via the coding sequence ATTATTCGTATCCCGTTTGCAGAGATGAAACAAGAATTCCAGCGGGTGCTGTTGAACGTGGGTTTTACAGCGGATCGGGCCGATCAGTTAGCCAACATCTTTGCCCAAAATAGCCTGGATGGCGTGGTTTCACACGGCTGGAACCGATTTCCTTTCTTTATTCAACAAATTGAACACGGGTCTTTAAATATCGAAGCGGAACCGGAACTTGTTGCGTCTTTTGGCGCGTGGGAACAATGGGACGGCAACCTTGGCCCCGGCCCACTCAATGCGCTGGCTGCTACCAATCGGGCGATGGAACTGGCCCGCGAACATGGCCTGGGTTGTGTGGGGCTACGTAATACCAATCACTGGATGCGCGCCGGTGCGTATGGCCAGGTGGCTGCCGAAGTCGGTTTTGTTTTGTTATGTTGGACCAACGCCACTGCGGTGATGCCGCCGTATGGCAGCCACGATATCCGGTTGGGCAACAATCCACTGGTGCTGGCCGTTCCCCGCCAGGAAGGCCCGGTGGTGCTTGACATGGCCATGACCCAGTTTTCTTTTGGCAAACTGGAAGTGGTCAGCCGCCGTGGTGAAAAACTGCCGGTGCCGGGTGGCTTTGACCAGGCTGGCCGGCCCACTCAGGATGCCACTGTGATTCTGGAATCCGGACGCCCCCTCCCCATCGGCTATTGGAAGGGTTCCGGGCTGGCTTTGTTGCTTGATATGACCGCCACGTTGATTACCGGCGGACTGGCCACCTACCAGATCAGGCAACGCGAAGCCGAATTTGGCATATCGCAAGTGTTTATTGCTTTTGACATTACCCAACCTGTCGGCGCGGCTTGGGTTGAGCAGGAAGTTCAAAATATCATCGCCGATTTGCATCAGGCCCAACCTGACGCATCCGCCGCCGAAGTATTGTTCCCCGGTGAGCGTGTCCTCAGAACCCGCCGGGAGAATCTGACCAACGGCATTCCGGTTGACGAAACCGTATGGCAAGAAATTTTGAATCTATAA
- a CDS encoding 2-dehydro-3-deoxyglucarate aldolase, producing the protein MKINTAKQKLLRGEPAFGYSAKLGSPVAAEFLSHSGIDFVMLDSQHGAWGQNLLMQSLIAVCAGPAMPFARVAYNSFTLIGQLLDAGILGLIVPMVDTVEEAKAVVSACRYPPEGERSFGWGHALAYGDDYAEWITEQLLVTVQIESVQAVENAEAIMAVPGIDGCVVGPADLSLSMGFPPREAANHPEHAGALEAVVQACRNTGKIPGIDVGAPDTVVKRIEQGFRFIGMGNDAKFVTNSAAAGLKLAQQAAAKL; encoded by the coding sequence ATGAAAATCAATACCGCCAAACAAAAATTGCTGCGGGGCGAGCCGGCCTTTGGCTATTCGGCTAAACTTGGCTCGCCGGTTGCGGCCGAGTTTCTTAGCCATAGCGGGATTGATTTTGTGATGCTTGACAGCCAGCATGGTGCCTGGGGACAAAATTTGCTAATGCAGAGCCTCATTGCTGTTTGCGCCGGCCCGGCGATGCCATTTGCCCGGGTAGCGTACAACAGTTTCACTCTGATTGGGCAGTTGCTTGACGCCGGGATATTGGGCCTCATCGTCCCTATGGTGGATACGGTTGAAGAGGCGAAAGCCGTTGTCTCTGCGTGTCGATATCCACCTGAAGGAGAGCGATCATTCGGTTGGGGGCACGCCCTGGCCTATGGCGACGATTACGCAGAGTGGATCACCGAGCAGCTTCTGGTGACGGTGCAAATTGAAAGTGTGCAAGCCGTAGAAAACGCCGAGGCAATCATGGCCGTGCCAGGCATTGACGGCTGCGTGGTGGGGCCGGCCGACCTGTCGCTTTCCATGGGGTTTCCGCCGCGCGAGGCCGCCAACCATCCAGAACATGCCGGCGCTCTAGAGGCTGTGGTGCAGGCTTGTCGCAACACCGGCAAAATCCCGGGTATTGACGTTGGCGCACCGGATACGGTGGTGAAACGGATTGAACAAGGGTTTCGCTTTATCGGTATGGGAAATGATGCCAAATTTGTAACCAACAGCGCCGCGGCCGGCTTGAAGTTGGCCCAACAGGCTGCCGCAAAATTGTGA
- a CDS encoding ATP-binding cassette domain-containing protein, with protein sequence MDNSNGQVLLDVKNLRKFFPIRRGVLQRVVGHVRAVDDVTFYINKGETLSLVGESGCGKTTTSRCILRAIDPTEGQIFFRTNGGEPIDVAAMPESKVQHLRSQMQMIFQDPFSSLNPRMTLLDIVGEPLLVHGVKNRQQRMERVAELLNLVGLRPEYMRRYPHAFSGGQRQRIGIARALALNPQLIVADEPVSALDVSVQAQILNLMLELQSQLGLTYLFVAHDLSVVKHISERVAVMYVGKIVEIAKTDELFYHPRHPYTEALMSAVPKPDPRLRSERIVLEGEVADPANPPSGCYFHPRCRYATEICRTKTPVQEEISPRHYVSCHRANEIELRGVVAKKG encoded by the coding sequence GTGGATAATTCTAACGGTCAAGTGCTACTCGATGTTAAAAACTTGCGTAAGTTCTTCCCCATTCGGAGAGGGGTTTTACAAAGGGTGGTAGGGCACGTCCGGGCTGTAGATGATGTGACTTTTTACATCAACAAAGGTGAAACGCTCTCACTCGTGGGCGAAAGCGGCTGCGGCAAAACAACTACATCGCGCTGCATTTTGCGGGCCATTGACCCAACGGAGGGGCAAATATTCTTTCGCACCAATGGTGGCGAACCGATAGATGTGGCCGCCATGCCCGAAAGCAAGGTACAACACCTGCGCTCCCAAATGCAGATGATCTTTCAAGACCCTTTTTCTTCACTCAACCCGCGGATGACATTGCTTGATATTGTAGGCGAGCCGTTACTGGTGCATGGTGTAAAAAACCGCCAGCAACGGATGGAGCGTGTGGCCGAATTGCTGAATTTGGTGGGGTTGCGGCCGGAGTACATGCGGCGGTATCCGCACGCATTCAGCGGCGGGCAGCGCCAGCGGATTGGTATTGCCCGAGCGCTCGCGCTGAATCCGCAATTGATTGTGGCCGACGAGCCGGTTTCGGCGCTTGATGTTTCGGTGCAGGCGCAGATTCTTAACCTGATGCTGGAACTACAATCGCAATTGGGCCTGACCTATCTCTTTGTGGCGCACGATTTGAGTGTGGTTAAACACATCAGCGAGCGGGTGGCCGTGATGTATGTCGGCAAAATTGTCGAGATAGCGAAGACGGATGAACTCTTTTACCATCCCCGCCATCCTTACACCGAGGCGCTGATGTCGGCGGTGCCCAAGCCCGATCCCCGCCTGCGTTCGGAGCGCATTGTGCTGGAGGGCGAAGTAGCCGACCCGGCAAATCCGCCATCGGGTTGTTATTTCCATCCGCGCTGCCGTTACGCCACCGAGATATGCCGTACCAAAACGCCGGTGCAAGAGGAGATTTCGCCCCGCCATTATGTGAGTTGCCATCGAGCGAACGAAATTGAACTGCGCGGGGTGGTTGCTAAAAAAGGGTAG